A portion of the Paenibacillus sp. PvR098 genome contains these proteins:
- the gltB gene encoding glutamate synthase large subunit: MTINGIPSKQGLYDPRFEHDACGIGFVANIKGKPSHEIIRQALQVLLNIDHRGGQGSEANTGDGAGILLQIPHSFFISELAKQQVQLPEAGSYGVGMVFLPQAEKLRAACENILEGIIREEGQELLAWRTVPVNNSTLGDSAVSSEPYVKQIFIGRSSDIKDEMAFERKLFVIRKLAEHAIAKMEGAESFYFPSFSSRTIVYKGMLTPEQVDAYYLELQDPAMETAMALVHSRFSTNTFPSWERAHPYRYVIHNGEINTLRGNVNWMHARQAMFNTDLFGDDISRILPIMQTDGSDSQIFDNSLEFLSLSGRSLPHAAMMMIPEPWAKHETMDADKKAFYEYHSTLMEPWDGPAAISFTDGRIIGALLDRNGLRPARYYVTSDDLIVLSSEAGVLDIEPERIVLKERLHPGKMLLVDTVQGRIVPDEEVKRNIINEQPYRKWVEDNLISVEELPAYETPITDKATLAQRQLAFGYTFEHIRKIIEPMSKNGVDPVGSMGYDSPLAVLSERSQLLYSYFKQLFAQVTNPPIDSNFEEIITSQGTTIGAEGNLIDPKPESCRQIRLHAPIITNEELAKLRHINREGFKTITLDTVFPALDGGAGLEKAMKQLYADADAAIRDGATLLILSDRAVNEKLAPIPALLATSGLHHHLIRSGSRTRVSLLVESGEPREVHHFALLIGYGAAAINPYLVFETVDEMIEEGILENLSYEKGVYHYVKAATKGVVKVLAKMGISTIQSYRGAQIFEAVGLNQDFINKYFTWTYTPIEGIGLEEVALEATIRHSQAYSNQDPVLDSGGELQWRRDGEEHLYNPETIHALQTAVRNNDYDAYRKFVRLVNREHEKQATLRGLLKLRKDHKPVPINEVESVESILKRFKTGAMSFGSISKEAHEALAIAMNRINGKSNTGEGGEHPERYIPDENGDFRRSAIKQVASGRFGVTSNYLVHADEIQIKMAQGAKPGEGGQLPGTKVYPWVAEVRGVTPGVGLISPPPHHDIYSIEDLAELIHDLKNANPKARISVKLVSEVGVGTIAAGVAKGKADLILISGYDGGTGASPQTSIRHAGLPWELGLAETHQTLMLNNLRSRVMLETDGKMMTGRDVIIAALLGAEEYGFSTTPLIALGCIMMRVCHLDTCPVGVATQNPELRKNFTGEPEHVINFMRFVAMDVRELMAEYGFLTLNEMIGRTEYLESSDLSGHWKAKNLDLSPLLHKPEVGEDIGRFKQMEQDHGLDKSLDMQKLLNIAKPALEKGDRVHAILPIRNTNRVTGTILGSEVTRQFGAEGLPHDMIRLHFRGSAGQSFGAFVPKGITLSLEGDANDYVGKGLSGGKLIVFPSEQSSFIAEENIIIGNVALYGATGGEAYIRGRAGERFCVRNSGVRTVVEGVGDHGCEYMTGGRVVVLGPTGRNFAAGMSGGTAYVLDEDGTFASRCNKDMVHLETVEETFEINELKGMIQHHATFTDSAVAHRVLTAWDEYIWKFVKVIPKDYKRMFNSIEKMKRSGLSQSEAVMVAFEENRKDLARVGGN; encoded by the coding sequence ATGACAATTAACGGAATTCCTAGTAAACAAGGCCTCTATGATCCCCGGTTCGAGCATGACGCGTGCGGAATCGGTTTTGTAGCCAATATCAAAGGCAAGCCTTCACACGAAATCATCAGACAGGCGCTTCAAGTTCTTTTAAATATTGATCACCGGGGCGGACAGGGCAGTGAAGCCAATACGGGCGACGGTGCAGGCATTTTGCTGCAGATTCCGCACAGCTTTTTTATCTCAGAGCTTGCCAAACAGCAGGTCCAGCTCCCTGAGGCAGGCAGTTACGGAGTGGGAATGGTTTTCCTTCCACAAGCTGAGAAGTTGAGAGCTGCCTGTGAGAACATCCTTGAAGGAATTATCCGTGAAGAGGGCCAAGAGCTGCTTGCATGGAGAACTGTTCCTGTAAATAACTCCACATTGGGCGACTCCGCAGTTTCATCTGAGCCATATGTGAAGCAAATTTTTATAGGCCGAAGCTCAGATATCAAGGATGAGATGGCTTTTGAACGTAAGCTTTTCGTGATCCGAAAATTAGCTGAGCATGCCATTGCAAAAATGGAAGGCGCTGAGTCGTTTTATTTCCCTTCCTTTTCATCCAGGACCATCGTTTATAAAGGCATGTTGACGCCAGAACAAGTAGACGCTTACTATTTGGAGCTTCAGGATCCGGCGATGGAAACGGCGATGGCACTCGTGCACTCCCGTTTCTCGACAAATACGTTCCCGAGCTGGGAACGGGCGCATCCCTACCGTTATGTGATTCATAACGGCGAAATCAATACGCTGCGTGGTAATGTCAATTGGATGCATGCCCGCCAGGCGATGTTCAACACCGATCTGTTTGGTGACGACATTTCCCGAATCCTTCCTATCATGCAAACGGACGGTTCGGACTCCCAGATTTTCGACAACAGTCTGGAATTTTTGTCTCTTTCCGGACGCAGCCTGCCACATGCTGCTATGATGATGATTCCCGAACCATGGGCGAAGCATGAGACGATGGACGCTGACAAGAAAGCCTTCTATGAATATCACAGCACGCTGATGGAGCCATGGGACGGCCCGGCGGCGATCTCCTTTACGGATGGTCGTATCATCGGTGCCTTGCTTGACCGTAACGGACTGCGACCTGCTCGCTATTACGTGACCAGCGACGATCTGATCGTTCTGTCTTCCGAAGCGGGAGTTCTGGATATTGAACCGGAGAGGATCGTGTTGAAGGAACGGCTGCACCCGGGCAAGATGCTTTTAGTGGACACGGTACAGGGTCGGATCGTTCCGGATGAGGAAGTAAAACGGAATATCATAAACGAACAACCCTATCGCAAGTGGGTTGAAGATAATTTGATTTCCGTTGAAGAGCTGCCGGCTTATGAAACACCGATAACGGACAAGGCTACTCTCGCCCAACGCCAGCTGGCTTTCGGCTATACATTTGAGCATATACGTAAGATCATCGAGCCGATGAGCAAAAACGGTGTTGATCCGGTAGGATCAATGGGCTACGATTCTCCGCTCGCCGTGTTGTCAGAGCGTTCTCAATTGCTTTACAGCTATTTCAAGCAGCTGTTCGCACAGGTAACCAACCCGCCGATCGACTCCAACTTCGAGGAGATCATCACTTCTCAAGGCACGACGATTGGTGCCGAAGGCAATTTGATCGATCCGAAGCCTGAAAGCTGCCGCCAAATACGTCTGCACGCTCCGATCATTACGAATGAAGAGCTGGCTAAACTGCGCCACATTAATCGCGAAGGCTTCAAAACCATAACCTTGGACACGGTATTTCCTGCTCTGGATGGCGGCGCCGGTCTGGAGAAGGCGATGAAACAGCTATACGCTGATGCGGACGCGGCCATTAGAGACGGAGCAACGCTGCTTATCTTGTCCGACCGGGCAGTGAATGAAAAGCTTGCACCCATTCCGGCGCTGCTGGCCACTTCCGGCTTGCATCACCACTTGATCCGCAGCGGAAGCCGCACACGCGTCTCCTTGCTAGTGGAGTCGGGTGAACCTCGGGAAGTGCATCATTTTGCCTTGCTTATTGGTTACGGAGCTGCTGCGATCAACCCTTACCTGGTCTTTGAAACCGTTGATGAGATGATTGAAGAAGGCATTCTCGAGAACCTGTCTTACGAGAAAGGCGTTTATCATTATGTAAAGGCAGCCACCAAAGGCGTTGTCAAAGTTCTTGCCAAAATGGGGATTTCCACTATTCAAAGCTACCGGGGAGCTCAAATATTCGAAGCGGTTGGTTTGAACCAAGATTTCATTAATAAATACTTCACCTGGACTTATACACCTATCGAAGGCATCGGGCTGGAAGAAGTGGCTTTAGAAGCTACGATCCGCCACAGCCAGGCATACTCCAATCAGGATCCTGTGCTGGATTCGGGCGGTGAGCTGCAGTGGCGTCGTGACGGGGAAGAACATTTGTACAACCCGGAAACGATTCACGCTCTGCAAACCGCTGTTCGCAACAACGATTATGACGCGTACCGCAAGTTTGTAAGATTGGTAAATCGAGAGCATGAAAAGCAAGCAACACTGCGTGGATTGCTCAAGCTTCGTAAAGATCACAAGCCGGTTCCTATAAATGAAGTGGAAAGTGTGGAATCGATTCTCAAACGGTTCAAAACAGGTGCGATGTCCTTTGGGTCGATCTCCAAAGAAGCGCATGAGGCGCTAGCAATCGCGATGAATCGTATCAACGGCAAAAGCAATACCGGTGAAGGCGGCGAGCATCCGGAGCGTTACATTCCGGACGAGAATGGCGATTTCCGCCGTAGTGCAATTAAGCAGGTAGCTTCGGGAAGATTCGGAGTGACGAGCAATTACTTGGTTCATGCCGATGAAATCCAGATCAAGATGGCGCAAGGTGCGAAGCCGGGCGAAGGCGGACAGCTGCCGGGCACAAAAGTGTATCCTTGGGTCGCCGAAGTACGCGGCGTAACGCCGGGTGTAGGCTTGATCTCTCCTCCTCCGCATCACGATATTTACTCGATCGAGGATTTGGCAGAGCTGATTCATGATCTGAAGAACGCCAACCCTAAGGCCCGGATCAGCGTGAAACTGGTTTCCGAAGTCGGGGTCGGCACGATCGCCGCAGGGGTCGCTAAAGGTAAGGCTGACCTGATCCTGATCAGCGGCTACGACGGGGGTACAGGCGCTTCACCACAAACATCAATCCGCCATGCCGGATTGCCTTGGGAGCTGGGTTTGGCCGAAACGCATCAGACACTGATGCTTAACAACCTTAGAAGCCGAGTGATGCTTGAGACGGATGGCAAGATGATGACTGGGCGTGATGTGATCATCGCCGCTCTACTGGGTGCCGAAGAGTACGGTTTTTCTACGACGCCGCTCATTGCTCTTGGCTGTATCATGATGAGAGTGTGTCATTTGGACACTTGCCCGGTTGGCGTTGCGACGCAAAACCCGGAACTGAGAAAAAACTTTACCGGGGAACCGGAGCATGTTATAAACTTTATGCGTTTCGTCGCAATGGATGTCCGCGAATTGATGGCCGAATACGGCTTCCTCACGTTGAATGAGATGATCGGCCGCACAGAGTACCTGGAATCGTCCGACTTGTCCGGACATTGGAAAGCCAAGAATCTCGACCTGTCTCCGCTGCTGCATAAACCGGAAGTAGGCGAGGACATTGGAAGATTTAAACAAATGGAGCAGGATCACGGGCTCGACAAATCACTTGATATGCAGAAGCTCCTTAACATCGCCAAACCGGCGCTGGAAAAAGGGGATCGAGTGCATGCCATCCTGCCAATCCGCAATACGAACCGCGTTACCGGAACGATTCTTGGCAGCGAAGTTACTCGCCAATTCGGGGCGGAAGGGCTGCCGCACGATATGATCCGTCTTCACTTCAGAGGTTCTGCGGGTCAAAGCTTCGGCGCTTTCGTGCCGAAAGGAATTACCCTATCGCTCGAAGGCGATGCCAATGACTATGTCGGTAAAGGACTTTCCGGCGGAAAGCTCATTGTTTTCCCTTCGGAACAGTCGTCTTTCATCGCAGAAGAAAACATCATCATCGGCAACGTGGCTTTGTATGGAGCGACGGGAGGAGAAGCTTACATCCGCGGTAGAGCAGGAGAACGCTTCTGCGTGCGGAATTCGGGCGTACGTACGGTTGTCGAAGGTGTAGGGGATCATGGTTGCGAATATATGACCGGAGGTCGCGTGGTCGTACTCGGGCCAACAGGACGCAATTTCGCGGCAGGGATGTCTGGCGGAACGGCATATGTCCTCGATGAGGATGGTACCTTTGCCTCCCGCTGCAACAAAGATATGGTGCACCTAGAGACTGTTGAAGAAACGTTCGAGATCAATGAACTGAAAGGCATGATCCAGCATCATGCTACGTTTACGGATAGTGCTGTGGCGCACCGTGTGCTGACTGCGTGGGATGAATACATTTGGAAATTCGTAAAAGTCATTCCGAAGGACTACAAGCGAATGTTTAACTCCATCGAAAAGATGAAGAGGTCCGGGCTTAGTCAGTCGGAAGCTGTAATGGTTGCTTTTGAAGAGAACAGAAAAGATTTGGCCCGTGTTGGCGGAAACTAA
- a CDS encoding glutamate synthase subunit beta yields the protein MGKPTGFMEHVREDSRERQPLERVKDWKEFYIKLPEEQLRLQGARCMDCGIPYCHTGKNMSGSVSGCPVNNLIPEWNDLVYRGRWREALDRLHKTNNFPEFTGRVCPAPCEGSCTVGLIGDAVSIKSIEQAIIDKGFEEGWVVAEPPAIRTGKKVAVVGSGPAGLAAAAQLNKAGHTVTVYERSDRIGGLLMYGIPAMKLEKHIIQRRVDLLAAEGVQFVTNTEVGKDISVDTLKAEFDAIVLCGGATRPRELQVEGRELKGVYPAMEFLSLNTKSLLDSNHQDGQFINAEGKDVIVIGGGDTGTDCVATSVRHKANSVTQFQHRAKPPEKRAVNNPWPEWPKVFTVEYGHKEAAAVHGEDPRRFLITTKKLVGDENGNVKELHTAIIEWQEDSEGNFVAVEVPGSQKVYPAQLVLLAMGFAGPEGDLLDQLGVERDNRSNAKADYGKYRTNVDKVFAAGDMRRGQSLIVWAINEGREAAREIDRYLMGSTLLP from the coding sequence ATGGGTAAGCCAACCGGATTTATGGAACATGTGCGGGAAGACTCGAGAGAGCGACAGCCCCTTGAGCGGGTAAAAGACTGGAAGGAATTCTACATCAAGCTTCCGGAAGAGCAATTACGCTTGCAAGGAGCTCGCTGCATGGATTGCGGCATTCCTTACTGTCATACCGGCAAAAATATGAGCGGCAGCGTCTCCGGCTGCCCGGTGAACAACCTCATTCCCGAGTGGAATGATCTCGTATACCGCGGACGCTGGAGAGAAGCGTTGGATCGTTTGCATAAAACAAATAATTTTCCTGAATTCACAGGGCGGGTCTGTCCCGCTCCGTGTGAGGGATCCTGCACGGTCGGCTTAATCGGTGACGCCGTCTCGATCAAGAGCATCGAGCAGGCCATCATCGACAAAGGTTTTGAGGAAGGCTGGGTCGTAGCTGAACCGCCTGCGATTCGTACGGGGAAGAAAGTGGCCGTCGTCGGCTCCGGACCAGCTGGTCTCGCAGCAGCGGCGCAGCTTAACAAAGCAGGCCACACCGTTACCGTCTATGAGCGCTCTGACCGTATCGGCGGACTGCTGATGTACGGTATACCTGCGATGAAGCTGGAGAAGCATATCATCCAGCGCCGGGTGGATTTGCTTGCGGCTGAGGGTGTCCAGTTCGTAACGAATACCGAAGTCGGCAAGGACATTTCTGTCGATACTCTGAAGGCTGAATTCGATGCGATCGTATTGTGCGGCGGAGCTACACGTCCCAGGGAACTTCAAGTAGAGGGTCGCGAGCTGAAAGGGGTCTATCCGGCGATGGAATTCCTGAGCTTGAACACGAAGAGCTTACTGGATTCGAACCATCAGGACGGCCAATTTATTAATGCCGAAGGGAAAGACGTCATCGTCATCGGTGGAGGCGATACGGGTACGGACTGTGTTGCCACATCCGTGCGCCACAAGGCTAACAGCGTAACGCAGTTCCAGCACCGTGCGAAGCCTCCTGAAAAGCGTGCGGTAAATAATCCATGGCCGGAATGGCCAAAGGTGTTCACGGTTGAATACGGCCACAAAGAAGCGGCTGCCGTACATGGCGAAGATCCGCGACGGTTTCTCATCACCACCAAGAAATTGGTGGGTGACGAGAACGGTAACGTTAAGGAGCTTCACACCGCCATTATCGAATGGCAGGAAGACAGCGAAGGCAACTTTGTCGCGGTGGAGGTGCCTGGCAGCCAAAAGGTGTATCCCGCACAACTTGTACTGCTGGCAATGGGCTTCGCAGGGCCGGAAGGCGATCTGCTAGACCAACTGGGTGTAGAACGCGACAACCGTTCAAACGCGAAGGCCGATTATGGTAAGTACCGTACGAATGTTGATAAAGTATTTGCCGCCGGTGACATGCGCCGTGGGCAAAGCTTGATCGTTTGGGCTATCAACGAAGGTCGGGAAGCGGCGAGAGAAATAGATCGTTATTTGATGGGCAGCACTTTGCTGCCATAA
- a CDS encoding alpha-hydroxy-acid oxidizing protein yields the protein MTSARENNETLLFTRVDKNTKSLPVSFEDWVQKAKDILADGPFDYIVGGAGAEETLAANVKAFSRWAIVPRMMRDVSKRSVQITLFDEQLRAPVLLAPVGMQAIAHPDGELATAKAAAAAGVPLIVSTVSSYSLEQIAQSMGEAPRWFQLYWSNDREVSASMVNRAEAAGYSAIVLTVDTIMQGWKRRDLRNGYSPLREGKGLANYIQDPVFCSRLSEVTPEKAVEEIFRSIYHPALNWADIAFLRKHTRLPILLKGILHPEDAKLALEHGVDGIIVSNHGGRQLDGAISALDALPRIAEVVTGRIPVLLDSGVRTGSDVVKAIALGANAVLIGRPFMLGLAVAGEQGVASVLDTVLGELDVSMALSGSNTIADLDQRILTRV from the coding sequence ATGACATCAGCAAGGGAAAATAATGAAACCCTACTATTTACTAGAGTGGACAAGAATACGAAATCACTTCCTGTGTCATTTGAAGATTGGGTACAGAAGGCAAAGGACATTTTGGCAGATGGACCGTTTGATTATATCGTTGGCGGGGCTGGAGCGGAGGAGACGTTGGCAGCCAACGTTAAGGCGTTTTCTCGCTGGGCCATTGTACCACGGATGATGCGGGATGTATCCAAACGTTCGGTGCAAATCACGCTTTTTGATGAACAGCTGCGTGCTCCGGTTTTATTGGCGCCAGTCGGCATGCAAGCCATTGCTCATCCGGATGGCGAGCTTGCGACAGCCAAGGCAGCTGCGGCAGCAGGAGTGCCTCTTATAGTCAGCACGGTTTCCTCTTATTCGTTAGAACAGATTGCACAATCGATGGGAGAAGCTCCCCGTTGGTTCCAGCTCTACTGGTCCAATGATCGTGAAGTGTCCGCAAGCATGGTAAATCGGGCGGAAGCAGCAGGTTACTCAGCGATTGTACTAACGGTAGACACGATCATGCAAGGTTGGAAACGCCGAGATTTGCGTAATGGGTATTCTCCGCTTCGGGAAGGTAAGGGGCTGGCTAACTATATTCAGGACCCTGTGTTTTGCTCGCGTTTGTCAGAAGTCACCCCAGAGAAAGCAGTTGAAGAAATTTTTCGGAGTATCTATCATCCGGCATTGAACTGGGCCGACATTGCTTTTTTGCGTAAGCATACGCGCCTTCCGATTTTGTTAAAAGGCATACTTCATCCGGAAGATGCAAAGCTTGCTCTGGAGCATGGCGTAGACGGTATCATTGTATCCAATCACGGCGGCCGCCAGCTTGATGGGGCTATCTCTGCCTTGGATGCATTGCCTCGGATCGCAGAAGTGGTGACTGGACGGATTCCTGTTCTATTGGATAGCGGCGTTCGCACGGGCTCTGACGTTGTAAAAGCGATTGCTTTGGGGGCAAATGCAGTCTTGATCGGCCGTCCGTTCATGCTAGGCTTGGCGGTTGCGGGGGAACAAGGCGTTGCAAGCGTGCTGGACACTGTGTTGGGTGAACTGGATGTATCCATGGCTCTTTCCGGCAGTAATACCATTGCAGACTTGGATCAAAGGATTCTCACTCGCGTGTAA
- a CDS encoding alpha/beta hydrolase, with protein MPNEVKLEPEAQKFVEATANPPYLYDLGPEKGREKVDEVQSSPVTKPDVELEERTIPGGPNGDVSVTILKPKNAPALLPVIVYIHGAGWVFGNAHTHDRLIRELAVGSQSVVVFPNYSLSPENKYPTAIEEIYAVVKWVAESGREIGADPSRLTVGGDSVGGNMTAAVTLMAKDRGGPAIHKQLLFYPVTDASFDTDSYKQFAKGYFLSREGMQWFWDQYTTDPEERAQITASPLRASTEQLKGLPEALVITGEADVLRDEGEAYANKLREAGVRVTAARFQGIIHDFVMLNALAETAAARGAMALANAWLKEI; from the coding sequence ATGCCGAATGAAGTAAAGCTGGAGCCCGAAGCGCAAAAATTCGTGGAAGCCACGGCAAATCCACCGTACCTGTACGATCTGGGACCCGAGAAAGGCCGAGAGAAAGTGGATGAGGTACAGTCGAGCCCTGTCACAAAGCCGGACGTTGAACTCGAGGAGCGTACGATACCGGGCGGACCAAACGGAGATGTGTCGGTAACGATCCTGAAGCCGAAGAACGCCCCGGCGCTGCTGCCCGTTATCGTCTATATCCATGGTGCCGGCTGGGTATTCGGCAATGCGCACACCCATGACCGGCTGATCCGCGAGCTGGCTGTGGGATCGCAATCCGTGGTCGTGTTTCCGAATTACAGCCTTTCCCCGGAGAACAAATATCCAACTGCGATTGAGGAGATCTATGCCGTCGTCAAGTGGGTCGCTGAGAGCGGCAGGGAGATTGGCGCCGATCCTTCCAGGCTGACGGTCGGCGGAGACAGCGTTGGCGGCAACATGACCGCTGCCGTCACGCTGATGGCCAAGGATCGCGGAGGCCCCGCCATCCATAAGCAGCTGCTGTTCTATCCGGTAACGGACGCCTCGTTCGATACGGATTCCTACAAGCAGTTCGCAAAAGGTTATTTCCTGAGCCGAGAAGGGATGCAATGGTTCTGGGACCAGTACACGACCGACCCCGAGGAACGGGCCCAGATCACGGCGTCGCCGCTCCGCGCCTCGACCGAACAGCTAAAGGGGCTGCCGGAGGCGCTCGTCATTACCGGCGAAGCCGATGTCCTGCGTGATGAGGGAGAAGCCTATGCCAACAAGCTCCGCGAAGCCGGCGTGCGCGTGACGGCAGCACGCTTTCAAGGCATCATCCACGACTTCGTCATGCTGAATGCGCTGGCCGAAACCGCCGCTGCGAGAGGCGCGATGGCGTTGGCGAACGCCTGGCTGAAGGAAATCTGA
- a CDS encoding stalk domain-containing protein produces MDGNFYIPIRWASKQLGLATKWNEERKTAGLTTPSAYLEWDLERQTVSVNGASMPLKETSFISEGALLVKLSWIAQYLQVQYAFQPNPSRVDLAYVQQMDTAYRESNYSEDT; encoded by the coding sequence GTGGACGGAAACTTCTACATACCGATTCGTTGGGCTTCAAAGCAGCTTGGACTGGCGACGAAGTGGAACGAGGAACGAAAGACGGCGGGACTTACCACGCCAAGCGCCTATTTGGAGTGGGATTTGGAGCGTCAAACGGTCAGTGTCAACGGAGCATCGATGCCTTTGAAGGAAACATCCTTTATTAGTGAAGGAGCACTGTTGGTAAAGCTGAGTTGGATCGCGCAGTACCTACAGGTGCAATACGCATTTCAACCGAATCCTAGCCGTGTGGACTTAGCCTACGTACAGCAGATGGATACCGCCTATCGTGAGTCAAACTACTCCGAGGACACCTAG
- a CDS encoding stalk domain-containing protein translates to MQPLRQLLLTLTTVFSLGAVSGQAAAGPEVSHLILYPGNTVVYINGSKTQTQVTTLEQNGRYYLPAAELNGWLGIPVKWDGEKQAVQITTPKAFLEYSLADQTVLENGASRKWGTDAVLQGDRLYIELTSLQQYISFHAKVDQELKRVELRYVKPAANRTLFTNDAAPNVKPVAKFTVDKESYRIGEPIHYSNLSYDPKGTKLTDIQWIGNAHAIFTPGLYKVSLTVTDSLGQYQHYIFPQYSRKGQALLRQI, encoded by the coding sequence ATGCAACCATTACGTCAACTGCTGCTTACACTAACTACGGTCTTCTCTTTGGGGGCCGTAAGCGGGCAGGCCGCGGCCGGCCCGGAGGTTAGCCACCTGATACTTTATCCCGGCAATACGGTAGTCTATATTAACGGGTCGAAAACACAAACCCAAGTCACAACGCTTGAACAGAACGGAAGATATTACTTGCCTGCTGCGGAGCTGAACGGCTGGTTAGGTATTCCTGTTAAGTGGGATGGAGAGAAGCAGGCGGTGCAAATCACGACGCCGAAGGCGTTTCTGGAGTACTCACTTGCCGACCAAACGGTACTTGAGAACGGTGCAAGCCGCAAATGGGGTACCGATGCGGTCCTTCAGGGTGATCGGCTATACATTGAATTGACCTCGCTGCAGCAATATATTTCTTTTCATGCCAAGGTCGATCAGGAGCTGAAACGAGTCGAGTTGCGGTATGTAAAGCCGGCGGCGAACCGAACGCTGTTTACGAACGATGCCGCGCCGAACGTCAAGCCTGTTGCCAAATTCACCGTGGATAAGGAATCGTACCGGATCGGCGAACCGATACATTACAGCAATCTCAGCTACGATCCGAAGGGAACGAAACTAACGGACATCCAATGGATCGGTAATGCGCATGCGATTTTTACTCCGGGCCTGTACAAGGTTTCTCTCACAGTAACAGACAGCCTAGGGCAATATCAGCACTACATATTCCCGCAATATTCTCGTAAAGGACAAGCCTTACTTAGACAAATTTGA
- a CDS encoding SET domain-containing protein — translation MIEIKISKLSNGEFNRGVFATQDISKGALIHEAPVIPYPNEDHDFIEKTILADYVYEYGANHTAILLGYGSLFNHSYTPNATYDINFNNHTFEFYAYTDINAGDEILINYNGEVDCDDPLWFNEEDEAEVD, via the coding sequence ATGATTGAGATAAAAATTTCCAAACTTAGCAATGGGGAGTTCAATAGAGGGGTGTTTGCGACACAAGATATTTCAAAGGGTGCTCTTATACATGAAGCACCGGTCATTCCTTATCCTAATGAGGACCATGATTTCATAGAGAAAACAATACTTGCAGATTATGTGTATGAGTATGGAGCTAACCACACGGCCATCCTCTTAGGATATGGCAGTTTGTTTAACCATTCATATACTCCTAATGCCACGTATGATATTAACTTTAACAATCACACATTTGAATTCTATGCCTATACAGATATAAATGCAGGGGATGAGATACTAATCAACTATAATGGTGAAGTGGATTGCGACGATCCTCTATGGTTTAATGAAGAAGATGAGGCTGAAGTAGACTAA
- the sleB gene encoding spore cortex-lytic enzyme, whose product MLFSFAVHADHTNAAPSLKMGSSNGDVWDVQYRLKVLGHYKQPLDGKYGAHTASAVRSFQKNYGLPADGVVGERTWAMLKKYSLNRADIDIMARVIHSEARGEPYMGKVAVGAVVMNRIQSPLFPNTIKGVVFQPRAFTAVDDGQYWLTPDRSAYLAAFDAVRGWDPTKNSLYYFNPITATSAWIWTRPQELKIGNHIFAR is encoded by the coding sequence ATACTTTTTTCATTTGCGGTGCATGCGGATCACACGAATGCCGCGCCATCGCTCAAGATGGGCAGTTCCAATGGGGATGTGTGGGATGTGCAGTACCGATTAAAGGTTTTGGGGCACTATAAACAACCCCTTGACGGAAAATACGGGGCACACACAGCCTCCGCAGTTCGCAGTTTCCAAAAAAATTACGGCCTGCCAGCAGACGGCGTTGTTGGGGAACGCACCTGGGCTATGCTTAAAAAATATAGTTTAAATCGGGCAGACATCGATATCATGGCCCGCGTCATACACAGTGAGGCCCGCGGGGAACCTTACATGGGGAAGGTGGCAGTAGGAGCGGTAGTCATGAATCGGATACAGTCGCCTTTATTTCCGAATACCATTAAAGGTGTTGTTTTCCAGCCAAGAGCCTTTACTGCTGTAGATGATGGACAATATTGGTTAACACCGGACCGCAGCGCATATTTAGCAGCCTTCGACGCCGTTCGCGGTTGGGATCCGACGAAGAATTCGCTCTATTACTTTAATCCGATAACGGCAACGAGCGCATGGATTTGGACGCGTCCGCAAGAGTTGAAAATCGGTAACCATATCTTCGCACGTTAA